The Lucilia cuprina isolate Lc7/37 chromosome 5, ASM2204524v1, whole genome shotgun sequence genome includes a window with the following:
- the LOC111683426 gene encoding uncharacterized protein LOC111683426 produces MKCILFSVFLVVLPTALLAENIFKINISPEEAQQFINQAGLRGLNNIEYAPKTGENPLPEARNEKGEFVYMGRVIEHPEEYVEEHYDAHQYHGQDGLGQYVYGYKDWNQGKNEKKDADGKVSGTYKYVQPHGRDFVANYYADKTGFHVEDNRPAHLKNPPTKTPAVLKAEEEHFKLWGELAAANGHNPDPYAAEYQTQEGRYEPSAAEQQEYVHQEPPYVPGPEETGEPKGFFYAFDYNVPLLRNKQERAELEQLRAVNNKD; encoded by the exons atgaaGTGCATATTGTTTAGTGTCTTTTTGGTG GTTTTACCCACTGCTCTATTGGctgagaatattttcaaaatcaatatCTCTCCCGAAGAAGCTCAACAGTTCATCAATCAAGCCGGTCTACGTGGTTTAAACAACATCGAATATGCCCCCAAGACTGGTGAAAATCCTTTACCCGAGGCTCGCAATGAAAAAGGAGAATTCGTCTATATGGGACGTGTTATTGAACATCCCGAAGAGTATGTAGAAGAACATTACGATGCCCATCAATATCATGGTCAAGATGGTTTGGGTCAATACGTCTACGGTTATAAGGATTGGAATCAGGGtaaaaacgaaaagaaagaTGCTGATGGTAAAGTAAGCGGTACCTATAAATATGTACAACCTCATGGTCGTGACTTTGTTGCCAACTATTATGCCGATAAGACCGGTTTCCATGTTGAAGACAATCGTCCAGCTCATTTGAAAAATCCTCCCACTAAGACCCCTGCCGTTCTTAAGGCCGAGGAAGAACATTTCAAATTGTGGGGTGAATTAGCTGCTGCTAATGGTCATAATCCCGATCCATATGCTGCTGAATATCAAACACAAGAAGGTCGTTATGAACCTTCGGCTGCCGAACAACAAGAATATGTTCATCAAGAACCTCCCTATGTACCCGGACCCGAAGAAACCGGTGAACCTAAGGGCTTCTTCTATGCTTTCGACTATAATGTACCCTTGTTGCGCAACAAGCAGGAACGCGCTGAATTGGAACAATTGCGTGCTGTTAACAATAAGGATTAG